One Setaria italica strain Yugu1 chromosome I, Setaria_italica_v2.0, whole genome shotgun sequence DNA window includes the following coding sequences:
- the LOC101778691 gene encoding pentatricopeptide repeat-containing protein At1g01970, whose protein sequence is MRALVSLFRIARRLPAPLAAARAPTPLLLRHLHGDAPPPPPPQDPPPFVSRILESEPSLTPSTEAEPAPDPFLDEFLARFVAAFRPELAAAFPDYDRAVLDEMLRLVADAVVCRVTGADPGPDAAELSDDLWAAVWKVSASVQEAMRRDQVRADLRHYLHCDEVKEMTRFAVDVGIRGSMLREFRFKWAREKLDEVEFYRGLDDMRAKAEAAANPAPAPVRRLTALPKRKGEVKFTMYGLDMSDPKWAEVAERTAEAEAHFVPQEAKPVEGKAKKAEEQLLRVDPRRGDPVPAMEEWKEDLRPKRVDWMALLERVKARNVELYLKVAEILLAEESFEANIRDYSKLIDLHAKANHVEGAEIILGKMKEKGVAPDILTSITLVHMYSKAGNLDRAKEAFEFIRNEGFKPDLKLFSSMIKCYISHGEPGQADNLLNTMKGMDIKATREMYTDVIRAYAQQGMVAAAQNVHRAMHFAGIESTPELFTMSIEAYGRIGDPENACLVFQHMRRSGHEPDDSSIAGVVAAHMKKNQLDQALLWLLSLEKEGFKPGVKTNLVLLDWLSMLQLVPEAEQLARKIKQLGEEPIEVHVFLADMYAKSRQEEKARRSLKMLEEKKKLLKADQFERIIRGLLDGGFSEEANKYYKMMKSFGFEPSETIEVGVKASLRMRGGLRPTGRH, encoded by the exons ATGAGAGCCCTCGTCTCCCTCTTCCGGATCGCCCGCCGGCTTCCCGCCCCTCTCGCCGCCGCTAGGGCCCCAAcaccgctcctcctccggcacCTCCATGGcgacgccccgccgccgccgccaccccaggACCCGCCGCCCTTCGTCTCCCGCATCCTCGAATCGGAGCCGAGCCTGACCCCGAGCACCGAGGCGGAACCGGCACCCGACCCGTTCCTCGATGAGTTCCTCGCGCGCTTCGTGGCCGCCTTCCGCCCGGAACTCGCGGCGGCCTTCCCCGACTACGACCGCGCCGTGCTCGACGAgatgctccgcctcgtcgcggACGCCGTGGTGTGCCGCGTCACTGGGGCCGACCCGGGGCCTGACGCCGCCGAGCTCAGCGACGACCTCTGGGCGGCCGTGTGGAAGGTCAGCGCCTCGGTGCAGGAGGCTATGCGCCGTGACCAGGTCCGCGCCGACCTCCGCCACTATCTCCACTGCGACGAGGTCAAGGAGATGACGCGGTTCGCCGTCGACGTCGGCATCCGCGGCTCCATGCTCCGGGAGTTCCGCTTCAAGTGGGCCCGCGAGAAGCTCGACGAGGTCGAGTTCTACCGCGGCCTCGATGACATGCGCGCCAAGGCCGAAGCCGCCGCCAACCCGGCCCCTGCGCCGGTGCGGAGGCTGACCGCTTTGCCGAAGAGGAAGGGGGAGGTGAAGTTCACGATGTACGGGTTGGACATGTCTGACCCGAAGTGGGCCGAGGTTGCGGAGCGGACGGCCGAGGCTGAGGCACATTTTGTGCCTCAGGAAGCCAAGCCTGTAGAAGGGAAAGCGAAGAAGGCCGAGGAGCAGCTGCTGCGGGTCGACCCGAGGAGAGGAGATCCAGTGCCTGCCATGGAGGAGTGGAAGGAGGATCTCCGGCCAAAGCGAGTTGACTGGATGGCGCTGCTTGAGCGGGTTAAGGCACGCAATGTTGAGTTGTACCTCAAG GTTGCTGAAATTCTGTTAGCTGAAGAATCTTTCGAGGCAAACATCCGAGATTACTCAAAGTTAATTGATCTTCATGCTAAAGCAAATCATGTGGAAGGTGCTGAGATAATACTTGGTAAAATGAAAGAGAAAGGTGTTGCACCTGATATCCTCACATCTATCACGTTAGTCCACATGTATAGCAAGGCAGGCAATCTAGATCGAGCCAAGGAGGCTTTTGAGTTTATTCGGAATGAGGGTTTCAAACCAGATCTGAAACTCTTCAGTTCGATGATTAAATGCTATATCAGTCATGGAGAACCAGGACAAGCAGATAATTTGCTAAACACTATGAAGGGCATGGATATCAAAGCCACCAGAGAAATGTACACGGATGTGATACGGGCATATGCTCAGCAAGGCATGGTGGCTGCTGCCCAGAACGTTCATAGGGCGATGCACTTTGCCGGAATTGAGTCTACGCCAGAGTTGTTCACAATGAGTATAGAAGCATATGGACGCATTGGTGATCCTGAGAATGCCTGTCTCGTGTTTCAACACATGAGGAGATCTGGACACGAACCGGATGATAGTTCTATTGCTGGTGTGGTGGCTGCGCACATGAAGAAGAACCAATTAGACCAGGCTTTGCTCTGGCTGCTGAGTTTAGAGAAGGAAGGATTTAAACCTGGTGTCAAGACGAACCTCGTGTTACTGGATTGGCTATCTATGTTGCAGCTAGTTCCGGAGGCTGAACAGCTTGCGCGGAAGATAAAACAGCTGGGAGAAGAACCCATAGAAGTCCATGTGTTCCTTGCTGATATGTATGCAAAGTCACGCCAGGAAGAGAAAGCCCGCAGATCCCTCAAGATGTTGGAAGAGAAGAAGAAACTATTGAAGGCTGATCAGTTCGAGAGGATTATAAGAGGCCTTCTGGACGGTGGATTCTCAGAGGAGGCCAATAAATACTACAAAATGATGAAATCATTTGGCTTTGAACCATCAGAAACAATCGAGGTTGGTGTTAAGGCCAGTTTAAGGATGAGGGGTGGGCTTCGTCCCACTGGTAGGCATTGA
- the LOC101779108 gene encoding uncharacterized protein LOC101779108, whose amino-acid sequence MDALSKLVVRFHFNGEFINDGMKVHYVGGRDAMSYINRDKVSLAAIVGHLRDHCTVEDGALVHWLFPGKELYDGLRVLTDDKTCLQMADAIMEGEVAEIYVEVAAATDGSNDEGGQGSGFENEQAMVDVDSADEEGGHGDVEGDDQGDSDDDDVAGEDAVILISAKPDSREVAERQIKKLKEFHRSPSKKGKDAQVKKDKGKQEEEKQDEDEHSSSDSDYMRGDDSSSEADNEGVDILRKFKDFKKDLKRGHIASLDDVVLEGSTAMPAGFEGSQDDGSETAYAQSSDDVDSMNDLDSDGELSRKDNSFTRFKETTGTPIFALGMLFKSKKQFKKAIIRYGLAERKVINFIKNEPKRVRAKCDWKACPWVCLLSINSRTESWQIVTFNDYHTCPPRRDNRLVTARRIAEKYEKFIMANPTWKFVSMKQTVQEEMFADVSISKLKKAKAMVMQKAFDATKGQYELLYDYQLELLRSNPGSTVIVTKEPGVEPPTFQRMYICLDALKKGFLAGCRRVVGFEGCFFKGATNGELLCAIGRDANNQMYPIAWAVVEKETNDSWGWFCDLLFKDLGVGDGTDWVFISDQKKGILKAVSYWAPQAEHRNCARHIYANWKQHFSDKEWQKKFWRCAKAPCIMLFNRARERLAGETREGAQAILNTRPQHWSRAWFRLGSNCDSVDNNLCGSFNKWIVEARFFPVITMLETIRRKVMARIHDNRTKSESWVTKICPNILKKLNVYITQSGKCHAICNGASNFEVMHFDTRFKVDLEEKECLCRYWQLSGLPCPHAISCILLKTNSLDEYVASCYSVESFKNTYEHCLQPIEDMTNWPVSDRVKLKAPDYVWMPGRPKTERRDPTEAPKGTKLSRVGTVIRCTKCKQTGHNRSTCEKRNAAASSGTVGVQSAASPNAMAVVSNTQQSCTSSRKRKAPAGSSHGAPVKNVTKTSASARVSTIQGGSATGKAGAHVSASATKITRPDPKQGPMLLLPPWESAKL is encoded by the exons ATGGATGCCTTGAGCAAGCTCGTAGTGAGATTTCACTTCAACGGGGAGTTCATAAATGATGGCATGAAAGTGCATTATGTTGGTGGAAGGGATGCAATGTCATATATAAATCGTGATAAGGTATCTTTGGCAGCAATTGTTGGGCATCTGCGGGACCACTGCACGGTTGAAGACGGTGCATTGGTGCATTGGCTATTCCCAGGGAAAGAACTATATGATGGACTTCGTGTACTCACGGATGATAAGACATGTTTGCAGATGGCTGATGCTATTATGGAAGGAGAGGTGGCAGAGATCTATGTTGAGGTGGCAGCAGCAACAGATGGATCAAATGATGAAGGTGGTCAAGGAAGTGGATTTGAGAATGAGCAGGCAATGGTTGATGTAGATTCTGCTGATGAGGAAGGTGGCCATGGTGATGTAGAAGGAGATGATCAAGGTGATTCAGATGATGATGACGTAGCTGGGGAAGATGCAGTAATTTTGATATCTGCAAAACCAGACTCCAGGGAAGTTGCGGAGAGGCAGATCAAGAAGCTTAAGGAGTTTCACAGGAGCCCAAGTAAGAAAGGGAAGGATGCACAAGTGAAGAAAGataaaggaaaacaagaagaggaGAAGCAGGATGAAGATGAGCATTCTAGCTCAGATAGTGACTACATGCGTGGAGATGATTCATCTTCAGAAGCAGACAATGAGGGTGTTGATATTCTGAGGAAATTCAAGGACTTTAAGAAGGATTTGAAAAGAGGACATATTGCCTCACTTGATGATGTTGTTCTGGAAGGGTCGACTGCTATGCCAGCAGGTTTTGAAGGAAGCCAAGACGATGGTAGTGAGACTGCATATGCTCAAAGCAGTGATGATGTAGACTCAATGAATGATTTGGATAGTGATGGAGAGTTAAGTAGGAAGGACAACAGCTTTACAAGGTTCAAGGAGACTACAGGAACACCCATATTTGCTTTGGGCATGTTGTTTAAAAGCAAGAAGCAATTCAAGAAAGCCATTATCAGGTATGGTCTGGCTGAGAGGAAAGTAATCAATTTCATCAAGAATGAACCAAAAAGGGTTAGGGCAAAATGTGATTGGAAGGCTTGCCCTTGGGTCTGCCTTCTTTCAATCAACTCTAGGACTGAAAGTTGGCAGATAGTGACCTTCAATGACTACCATACATGCCCCCCTAGAAGAGATAATAGGCTTGTTACTGCAAGAAGGATAGCTGAGAAGTACGAGAAGTTTATAATGGCAAATCCAACTTGGAAATTTGTAAGCATGAAGCAGACTGTCCAAGAGGAGATGTTTGCAGATGTTTCTATCTCTAAATTGAAGAAAGCAAAGGCCATGGTCATGCAGAAAGCCTTCGATGCTACAAAAGGTCAGTACGAGTTGTTGTATGATTACCAGTTAGAGCTTCTGAGAAGTAACCCAGGGAGTACAGTCATAGTGACGAAAGAGCCAGGTGTGGAGCCACCCACCTTTCAAAGGATGTACATCTGTCTTGATGCATTGAAGAAGGGATTTCTTGCTGGTTGTAGAAGAGTAGTAGGTTTTGAGGGTTGTTTCTTTAAGGGAGCCACTAACGGGGAGTTGCTATGTGCTATAGGGAGAGATGCCAATAACCAAATGTATCCAATTGCATGGGCAGTGGTGGAAAAGGAGACAAATGATTCATGGGGTTGGTTTTGTGACCTTTTATTCAAGGACCTAGGTGTTGGTGATGGGACTGATTGGGTCTTCATATCTGACCAAAAAAAGGGAATTCTAAAAGCAGTCAGCTATTGGGCTCCTCAAGCTGAGCATAGGAACTGCGCTAGGCACATCTATGCAAATTGGAAGCAGCACTTCAGTGACAAGGAGTGGCAGAAGAAGTTCTGGAGATGTGCCAAGGCTCCTTGCATTATGCTGTTTAACCGTGCTAGAGAAAGGCTGGCAGGTGAGACTAGAGAAGGAGCTCAAGCTATACTCAACACTCGCCCTCAACACTGGTCAAGGGCTTGGTTCAGGTTGGGGTCTAACTGTGACTCTGTAGACAACAACTTATGTGGGTCCTTCAATAAGTGGATAGTTGAGGCTCGGTTTTTTCCTGTCATCACCATGCTGGAAACCATCAGAAGGAAGGTTATGGCTAGGATTCATGACAACAGGACCAAGTCAGAGAGTTGGGTCACCAAGATCTGCCCCAATATTTTGAAGAAATTGAATGTCTACATCACTCAGTCAGGCAAGTGCCATGCAATTTGTAATGGGGCATCAAACTTTGAAGTGATGCATTTTGACACCAGGTTCAAAGTTGATCTAGAGGAGAAGGAGTGTTTATGTAGATATTGGCAGCTGTCAGGATTGCCTTGTCCTCATGCTATTTCATGCATTCTTTTGAAGACCAATAGCCTGGATGAATACGTTGCGAGTTGTTATTCAGTTGAATCATTCAAGAACACATATGAACATTGCCTTCAACCTATTGAGGATATGACCAACTGGCCGGTTTCTGATAGAGTCAAGCTCAAAGCTCCAGACTATGTCTGGATGCCTGGAAGGCCTAAGACAGAGAGAAGGGATCCAACAGAGGCACCCAAGGGcacaaagctgtcaagggttgGTACTGTCATCAGATGCACAAAGTGCAAACAGACCGGTCACAACAGATCCACATGTGAGAAAAGGAATGCagctgcttcttctggtactgTTGGTGTTCAATCCGCTGCTAGTCCAAATGCAATGGCTGTGGTGTCCAACACTCAACAAAGTTGTACATCCTCAAGGAAAAGGAAGGCACCGGCCGGCAGCAGCCATGGAGCACCAGTTAAG AATGTGACCAAGACAAGCGCAAGTGCTAGGGTGTCAACTATTCAGGGTGGCTCAGCTACTGGGAAAGCTGGTGCTCATGTCTCCGCTAGTGCAACAAAGATCACAAGGCCTGATCCAAAGCAAGGGCCAAtgcttctactccctccgtggGAGTCAGCAAAGCTGTGA
- the LOC105913688 gene encoding enhancer of rudimentary homolog has product MAGRHTIILMQPSQNRASRTFMDYNSINHALDGICGLYERKIRDINPMVPNITYDISDLYNFIDGLADISALVFDHSIQAFLPYDRQWIKQKLFQHLKKLSQR; this is encoded by the exons GCTGGGAGACACACCATTATTTTGATGCAGCCATCCCAAAATAGGGCATCAAGGACATTTATGGACTATAATTCAATTAATCATGCATTGGATG GAATCTGTGGGCTTTATGAAAGGAAAATTAGGGATATCAACCCAATGGTCCCAAACATAACCTATGATATCAGCGACCTTTATAACTTCATTGATGGCCTAGCTGACATAAGTGCACTAGT TTTTGATCACTCGATCCAGGCATTTCTGCCATATGATCGACAGTGGATAAAGCAAAAGTTGTTCCAACACCTGAAGAAGCTGTCTCAGCGGTAG